The region CTCGCCGCGGCAAGCGCATCGTCGAAATGGTCGATTTCGAAGACGCGAAAGACAAGATCTTCATGGGCCCGGAGCGCAAGTCGGCCGTGATCCGCGAAGAATCGAAGCGTGCCACCGCGTATCACGAGTCGGGTCACGCCGTGATCGCCAAGCTGTTGCCGAAGGCCGATCCGGTGCACAAGGTCACGATCATTCCGCGTGGCCGTGCGCTGGGCGTCACGTGGCAGTTGCCGGAGCATGACAACGAAACGTATTCGAAAGACTACCTGCTGGATCGCCTGGCGATCCTGTTCGGTGGCCGTGTCGCGGAAGAGCTGTTCCTGAACCTGATCAGCACCGGCGCATCGGACGACTTCAACAAGGCAACGGCTACGGCCCGCGCCATGGTGGCTCGCTTCGGTATGACGGACGCGCTCGGACCGATGGTCTACGTCGACGACGAAAACGACGCTACGCCGTTTGGCCGCGGCTTCACGCGGACCATTTCGGAAGCGACGCAGCAGAAGGTCGATGCGGAAATCCGCCGCGTGCTGGATGAACAGTACACTCTCGCGAAGCGCTTGCTGGACGAGAACCGCGACAAGGTCGAAGCCATGACCGCCGCGCTGATGGAGTGGGAAACGATCGACGCCGATCAGATCAACGACATCATGGCAGGCCGTCCGCCGCGCTCGCCGAAGAGCTCGACGCCGTCGGCAAGCGACGCATCGTCGGGCGGCAGCCCGGGCACCGAGGTCAAGCCGGGCAGCGCGACCGCGCCGGCCTGATAGGCGACAAGAGGAAAGTGCGGGCCGGTGTGATTCACACCGGCCCGTTTTGCATTTATCCGTTTTATATGAATGACCGCTACGTGTCGAAAGTCGAATTCCCTTCTCTTCCCATTCCCGAGCCGCTGCAGTGCGGCCGCTTCAAACTGACCTTTGAGCGCCCCCTGGTGATGGGCATCCTGAACGTCACGCCCGATTCCTTCTCCGACGGTGGCAAGTACGCAATGCGCGGCGACGCGCTGCGCCAGGCCGAGCGCATGCTACTCGATGGCGCGGACATCATCGACATCGGTGGCGAGTCGACCCGCCCCGGAGCGCCGCCGGTGCCGCTCGACGAAGAACTGGAGCGGGTCATCCCGCTGGTCGAGCAACTGCGCGGCGCGAATATGCCGCTGTCGGTCGATACGTACAAGCCGGAAGTCATGCGTCACGCACTGGCAGCGGGTGCCGATCTGATCAACGACATCTGGGGCTTCCGGATGCCCGGCGCGATCGACGCCGTGCGCGACAGTCAATGCGGTCTGTGCGTGATGCATATGCTCGGTGAGCCGCAGACCATGCAGCTCGGCGAGCCAGCCTATGGCGATGTGGTCGCCGAGGTCCGCAGCTTTCTCGAAGAGCGCGTAGCGACGCTGATGCAAGCGGGCGTCGCCCGTGCGCGGATCAGCGTCGATCCGGGTTTTGGCTTCGGCAAGGCGGTGGTCGAACATAATTACGCGATGCTCGCGCATCTGCCGGACACAGCGCCGCGTGCGGAACCGCCGTTCCCGATCCTTGCAGGTATGTCGCGCAAGTCGATGGTCGGCGCGGTGGTCGGGCGTCCGGCGCCTGAGCGTGTCGCGGGCAGCATAGCCGCAGCGGTGTGCGCTGCCGAACGCGGCGCCGCAATCCTGCGCGTGCATGATGTCGCGCAAACAATAGATGCATTGAAAGTATGGGCAGCCATGCGCGACGCGGCGAATCGCAGCCGCGCGCGTGGCTGAGCCCAAAAGCCAAGGAGGAACATAAAAGATGGCACGTCGTTATTTCGGAACGGACGGGATTCGGGGCAAGGTCGGCGAAGGGCCCATCACGCCGGAATTTGTATTGCGGCTCGGCTATGCGGCCGGCAAGGTGCTCGCGGGCGCGGACCGCTGGGCCAGGACGGGCGCGCGACCCACGGTGCTGATCGGCAAAGACACCCGCGTCTCGGGTTATATGCTCGAAGCCGCGCTCGAATCGGGATTTTCCGCCGCCGGTGTCGACGTGATGCTGGCCGGCCCGATGCCGACGCCGGGCATCGCCTATCTGACGCGCGCGCTGCGGCTCGCCGCGGGCGTGGTGATCAGCGCGTCGCACAACCCGTACTACGACAACGGCATCAAGTTCTTTTCCGCCGACGGCAACAAGTTGCCGGATGAGGTGGAATTGCAGATCGAAGAGCAACTCGATCTGCCGCTCGCGTGCGCGGCCTCCGAGCAGCTCGGCAAGGCCCGGCGGCTGGATGACGCAGCTGGCCGCTACATCGAGTTTTGCAAGAGCACCTTTCCGGCTGCGTTTGACCTGCGCGGCCTGAAGCTGGTCGTCGATTGCGCACACGGCGCCGCGTATGACATCGCGCCGCACGTGTTCCATGAACTCGGCGCCGAGGTGATCCCGATCGGCGTCGCGCCGAATGGCTTCAATATCAACGACGGTGTCGGCGCGACCGCACCGGACGCGCTGGTGCGCGCCGTGCGGGCGAACCACGCGGACCTCGGCATCGCACTCGACGGCGACGCCGACCGCTTGCAAGTCGTGGACGCGGCCGGCCGTCTGTATAACGGCGACGAGCTGCTGTACGTGCTGGTGAAGGACCGGATCATGACCGACGGCAAGGTGGAAGGCGCGGTCGGCACCTTG is a window of Paraburkholderia sp. IMGN_8 DNA encoding:
- the folP gene encoding dihydropteroate synthase encodes the protein MNDRYVSKVEFPSLPIPEPLQCGRFKLTFERPLVMGILNVTPDSFSDGGKYAMRGDALRQAERMLLDGADIIDIGGESTRPGAPPVPLDEELERVIPLVEQLRGANMPLSVDTYKPEVMRHALAAGADLINDIWGFRMPGAIDAVRDSQCGLCVMHMLGEPQTMQLGEPAYGDVVAEVRSFLEERVATLMQAGVARARISVDPGFGFGKAVVEHNYAMLAHLPDTAPRAEPPFPILAGMSRKSMVGAVVGRPAPERVAGSIAAAVCAAERGAAILRVHDVAQTIDALKVWAAMRDAANRSRARG
- the glmM gene encoding phosphoglucosamine mutase yields the protein MARRYFGTDGIRGKVGEGPITPEFVLRLGYAAGKVLAGADRWARTGARPTVLIGKDTRVSGYMLEAALESGFSAAGVDVMLAGPMPTPGIAYLTRALRLAAGVVISASHNPYYDNGIKFFSADGNKLPDEVELQIEEQLDLPLACAASEQLGKARRLDDAAGRYIEFCKSTFPAAFDLRGLKLVVDCAHGAAYDIAPHVFHELGAEVIPIGVAPNGFNINDGVGATAPDALVRAVRANHADLGIALDGDADRLQVVDAAGRLYNGDELLYVLVKDRIMTDGKVEGAVGTLMTNMAVEVALQEAGVKFVRAAVGDRYVLEQLREHGWQLGAEGSGHILSLDRHSTGDGIVSALLVLAAMKRSDKKLAELLDGVTLFPQKLINVRIQPGADWKGSDAIRRAISHAEGALNGRGRVLIRASGTEPVLRVMVEAEHVNDAVHHAEVIANAVKLATA